A DNA window from Brachionichthys hirsutus isolate HB-005 chromosome 10, CSIRO-AGI_Bhir_v1, whole genome shotgun sequence contains the following coding sequences:
- the nova1 gene encoding RNA-binding protein Nova-1 — protein MPQSAQKPEPVSILQPQTTVNPDRVKQAKLIVPNSTAGLIIGKGGATVKAVMEQSGAWVQLSQKPEGINLQERVVTISGEPEQNRKAVEIIVQKIQEDPQSSSCLNISYSNVSGPVANSNPTGSPYANTAEVLPNAAAAAATASSLLGQAGLTGMGAFPATMSSFSGNDLLAITSALNTLASYGYNTNTLGLGLNPAAASGVLAAVAASANPAAAAAANLLASYASDASGGVGHPAAALGGFSLGSLAAATGASNGYLNASSPLMASSLLATEKLADGAKDVVEIAVPENLVGAILGKGGKTLVEYQELTGARIQISKKGEFIPGTRNRKVTITGSPAATQAAQYLISQRITYEQGVRATNPQKVG, from the exons ATGCCCCAGAGCGCCCAGAAACCCGAGCCAGTCAGCATACTGCAGCCGCAGACCACCGTCAACCCTGACCGTGTCAAGCAG GCCAAATTGATTGTGCCCAACAGCACAGCTGGCCTGATCATTGGCAAGGGTGGAGCGACAGTGAAGGCAGTGATGGAGCAGTCAGGGGCCTGGGTGCAGCTCTCCCAGAAGCCAGAAGGCATCAACCTTCAGGAGAGAGTAGTGACCATCAGTGGGGAACCCGAACAGAACCGCAAGGCTGTGGAAATCATCGTGCAGAAGATCCAGGAGGACcctcagagcagcagctgcCTCAACATAAGCTATTCCAACGTCTCTGGCCCGGTGGCCAACTCCAACCCCACTGGATCCCCCTACGCTAACACGGCCGAGGTGCTGCCCAACGCAGCTGCGGCAGCTGCCACTGCATCCAGCCTCCTGGGCCAGGCTGGCTTGACGGGTATGGGCGCCTTCCCTGCCACTATGTCGAGCTTCTCTGGCAACGATCTGCTGGCCATAACCTCAGCCCTCAACACATTGGCCAGCTACGGTTACAATACTAACACCCTGGGCCTGGGCCTCAACCCGGCAGCCGCTTCCGGGGTCCTCGCTGCAGTAGCAGCTAGTGCTAACccagccgctgctgctgccgctaaCCTACTGGCCTCCTATGCCAGCGATGCCTCCGGCGGTGTAGGCCACCCCGCTGCGGCCCTTGGGGGGTTCTCCCTGGGTTCTCTTGCAGCCGCGACAGGGGCTTCCAACGGTTATCTAAATGCTTCATCCCCACTGATGGCCTCCTCCCTGCTGGCGACAGAGAAGCTAGCAGACGGGGCCAAGGACGTGGTTGAGATCGCTGTGCCCGAGAATCTGGTTGGTGCCATTTTGGGGAAAGGAGGGAAAACGCTGGTAGAGTACCAGGAGCTAACAGGAGCCCGCATCCAAATCTCCAAAAAGGGAGAGTTCATTCCTGGTACTCGGAACCGTAAAGTTACCATAACAGGGTCGCCAGCCGCTACGCAAGCAGCGCAGTATCTGATCAGCCAGCGGATCACTTACGAGCAGGGCGTGCGCGCCACCAACCCACAAAAGGTGGgctaa
- the dlb gene encoding delta-like protein B, with protein sequence MAHLTYLLVLALAHAVFSSGVFELKVHSFHTAQRVCRRHRDCHIFFRICLKHPEDVISAEPPCTFGTGHTDVIRADHTSISSSAPIRVPFHFKWPGTFSLIIEAWNAESPTEYTDNQNNLVSRLATRRRLAIGEDWSQDVHFGEQSELRYSYHVFCDEDYFGDGCAEYCRPRDDTLGHYTCDEGGSRVCLEGWKGNYCSEAICSADCSEKHGYCEAPGGCTCRMGWQGPSCKQCVRYPGCLHGTCSQPWQCNCQEGWGGLFCDQDLNYCTNHKPCANGATCSNTGQGSYTCTCRPGFGGTSCELETNECDSNPCKNGGSCNDLENDYSCTCPQGFYGKNCEIIAMTCADGPCFNGGTCVEATAGGYTCRCPPSYTGSNCEKKLDRCSNRPCLNGGECLDLGQSVLCRCQAGFAGANCQVNVDDCASSPCQNAGTCQDGLSDYTCSCTLGYTGKNCSVRSDACGARPCENGGTCFTHFTGPVCQCPKGFMGPSCEFTLQPSFKPALRQSSQPGSATLTLSCVLAVLVLVLIAGLIFLRRRMRRRLQGRKQLSDAAVYNDLEAVNVGGSERDSFLAPNVFKISNSAARLSLALCPDGRSGFRNPPAESIQARGERQDFLWRDEAGLR encoded by the exons ATGGCGCACCTGACGTACCTCTTGGTTCTGGCCTTAGCGCACGCC gtttTCTCTTCTGGTGTGTTTGAGCTGAAAGTCCATTCTTTCCACACGGCGCAGCGCGTCTGCAGGAGACACCGGGACTGTCACATCTTCTTCAGGATCTGCCTCAAGCACCCGGAGGACGTGATCTCCGCGGAGCCGCCGTGCACCTTCGGCACCGGACACACCGACGTCATCCGGGCCGACCACACCTCGATTTCCAGCAGCGCTCCCATCCGGGTGCCGTTCCACTTCAAGTGGCCG ggaACGTTTTCTTTGATCATCGAAGCCTGGAACGCCGAGTCTCCCACTGAATACACAG ACAACCAGAACAACCTGGTGAGCCGCCTGGCGACGCGGAGGCGACTGGCCATCGGCGAGGACTGGTCCCAGGACGTGCACTTCGGCGAGCAGAGCGAGCTGCGCTACTCCTATCACGTGTTCTGCGACGAGGACTACTTCGGGGACGGATGCGCGGAGTACTGCCGCCCGAGGGACGACACGCTGGGGCACTACACCTGCGACGAGGGGGGCAGCCGCGTCTGCCTGGAGGGCTGGAAGGGGAACTACTGCTCCGAGG ccaTCTGCTCGGCGGACTGCAGCGAGAAGCACGGCTACTGCGAGGCCCCGGGGGGCTGCACTTGTCGCATGGGCTGGCAGGGCCCCTCCTGCAAGCAGTGCGTCCGCTACCCAGGCTGCCTCCACGGGACGTGCAGCCAGCCGTGGCAGTGCAACTGTCAGGAGGGCTGGGGGGGTCTCTTCTGTGACCAGGACCTCAACTACTGCACTAACCACAAGCCCTGCGCCAACGGAGCGACCTGCAGCAACACGGGCCAGGGCAGCTACACCTGCACCTGCAGGCCCGGCTTCGGAGGCACCAGCTGTGAGCTGGAAACCAACGAGTGTGACAGCAACCCTTGCAAGAACGGAGGCAGCTGCAAC GACCTGGAGAACGACTACTCCTGCACGTGCCCGCAGGGTTTCTACGGCAAGAACTGCGAGATCATCGCCATGACATGCGCCGACGGTCCCTGCTTCAACGGCGGCACGTGCGTGGAGGCGACGGCCGGGGGCTACACCTGCCGCTGCCCCCCCAGCTACACCGGCTCCAACTGCGAGAAGAAGCTGGACCGCTGCAGCAACAGGCCCTGTCTGAACG GTGGGGAGTGTCTGGACCTCGGCCAGAGCGTCCTGTGCCGCTGCCAGGCGGGCTTCGCCGGCGCCAACTGTCAGGTGAACGTCGACGACTGCGCCTCGTCCCCCTGCCAGAACGCCGGAACCTGCCAAGACGGCTTGAGCGACTACACCTGCTCCTGCACGTTGGGCTACACGGGCAAGAACTGCAGCGTGCGCTCGGACGCGTGCGGCGCGCGCCCCTGCGAGAACGGGGGCACGTGCTTCACCCACTTCACCGGGCCGGTGTGCCAGTGTCCGAAGGGCTTCATGGGTCCGAGCTGCGAGTTCACGCTCCAGCCCAGTTTCAAACCCGCTCTGCGGCAAAGCTCCCAGCCTGGCTCCGCCACGCTCACCCTCTCCTGCGTCCTGgcggttctggtgctggttctgatAGCGGGTCTAATCttcctgaggaggaggatgaggaggagactgCAGGGGAGGAAGCAGCTGAGTGACGCCGCGGTCTACAATGACTTGGAGGCAGTAAACGTGGGAGGAAGCGAGAGAGACTCGTTCCTTGCTCCTAACGTATTCAAGATCAGCAACAGTGCAGCTCGCCTCAGCCTCGCCCTCTGCCCCGACGGGAGATCCGGGTTCAGGAACCCCCCCGCGGAGAGCATCCAGGCCAGGGGCGAGCGTCAGGACTTCCTGTGGAGGGACGAGGCCGGCCTGAGATGA
- the zgc:153990 gene encoding nuclear apoptosis-inducing factor 1, producing MSSPMYYSHDSVARFKKRKARFSFSEVHILLDEVRKHRRVVVGKFNRGVPTDMKKRTWAEITARVNEIGECQREIIEVIKKWSDLKCDTKRKVAAMRSGAAPSKGLRARLSRDLNPTEKIVLHILEMGKEDQNTEDFGPLGDDDDVPEEEEMEEEDMIGMQSSPNGGLDMASTSYSARDSAQPSFDVQYEVPLTEDADTFPDSDDDQKDGILPPAPITKPTEDHRGNGGIQKKTQPQTPSGPSAPSPSVPSQNSRASLLHNASLSLQEQHATNVLLETVSRSLELLSESVQQLAETQQEFVRESLRLQRETVQVLRDFTGGAIALMHDKLNGRPAL from the exons ATGTCCTCGCCGATGTACTACAGCCACGACAGCGTTGCTCGATTCAAGAAGCGGAAAGCTCGCTTCTCCTTCAGTGAGGTCCACATACTGCTGGATGAAGTGAGGAAGCATCGTAGGGTTGTTGTGG GCAAATTTAATCGCGGCGTGCCGACAGACATGAAGAAGCGCACCTGGGCAGAGATCACCGCCCGCGTCAACGAGATCGGAGAATGCCAGCGGGAGATCATCGAGGTCATCAAGAAATGGTCGGATCTCAAGTGCGATACCAAACGGAAAGTGGCTGCCATGCGGTCGGGGGCAGCGCCCAGCAAGGGTCTCAGAGCGCGGCTTTCCAGGGACCTCAACCCGACGGAGAAAATAGTGCTCCATATTCTGGAGATGGGCAAGGAAGACCAGAACACCGAGGACTTCGGCCCGCTGGGAGACGATGACGATGTgcctgaagaggaggaaatggaggaggaagataTGATCGGAATGCAGAGTTCTCCTAATGGCGGTTTGGACATGGCCTCGACGTCCTACAGCGCAA GAGACTCGGCGCAGCCTTCCTTTGATGTGCAGTATGAAGTCCCTCTGACAGAAG ACGCCGACACATTTCCAGACTCGGACGACGACCAGAAGGACGGCATCCTTCCTCCCGCTCCAATAACGAAGCCGACGGAAGATCACCGAGGAAACGGCGGCATCCAGAAAAAAACGCAACCTCAGACGCCCTCCGGACCTTCGGCGCCGTCGCCCTCGGTTCCCTCGCAGAACTCGAGAGCCAGCTTGCTGCACAACGCGTCGCTgagcctgcaggagcagcacGCCACCAACGTCCTGCTGGAGACGGTGTCGCGGTCGTTGGAGCTCCTCTCCGAGTCGGTGCAGCAGCTGGCGGAGACGCAGCAGGAGTTCGTGAGGGAGTCGCTGCGGCTCCAGCGGGAGACGGTGCAGGTTCTCAGAGACTTCACGGGGGGCGCCATCGCGCTCATGCACGACAAACTGAACGGACGGCCGGCGTTGTAG
- the LOC137900809 gene encoding protein phosphatase 1 regulatory subunit 14A-like, giving the protein MAADRPGTSLEQHDALLSPDHKGHIPKRHARVTVKYNRKELQRRLDVEKWIEDGLDLLYSGQEDDLPEELNIDDLIDLPDDEERVKKLQELFKECSSNTETFIRELVAKLDGVHKQEALQSEGVEHPAVGHSHGHRHEPYHFNDPHHHFQHSRGQNQTL; this is encoded by the exons ATGGCAGCAGACCGACCCGGGACGTCTCTGGAGCAACACGACGCGCTTCTTTCACCGGATCACAAGGGTCACATCCCGAAGAGACATGCCCGGGTCACCGTGAAGTACAACcggaaggagctgcagaggcGGCTGGACGTGGAGAAGTGGATCGAAGACGGTCTGGATCTGCTGTACTCGGGTCAG gaggACGACCTGCCGGAGGAGCTGAACATCGACGACTTGATTGACCTGCCCGATGACGAGGAGCGAGTCAAAAAGCTCCAG GAGCTTTTTAAAGAGTGCAGCAGCAACACGGAG acctTCATCAGAGAGCTAGTGGCCAAGCTGGACGGCGTCCACaagcaggaggcgctgcagagcGAAGGCGTCGAGCATCCTGCCGTCGGCCACAGCCACGGCCACCGCCACGAGCCGTACCACTTTAACGACCCGCACCATCACTTTCAGCACAGCCGAGGCCAAAACCAGACCCTctga
- the LOC137900294 gene encoding calpain small subunit 1-like, whose translation MFSARGFLSGLVDAFSSGSFDPNQFFPSDPPPPRRPAVYTEQHESDEEKQFRRVFQQLAGDDMEVSPSELRNILNRIIGKHEDLKTDGFSIESCRSMVAVMDSDSTGKLGFHEFKHLWNNVKKWQGVYKSHDADCSGAIGADELPDAFKAAGFPLNDQLFQMLIRRYSDENGNMDFDNYIGCLVRLDAMCRAFKTLDKDKNGTIKVNVQEWLQLTMYS comes from the exons ATGTTTTCTGCCAGAGGTTTTCTCAGCGGCCTCGTCGATGCTTTCAG TAGCGGCTCCTTCGACCCGAACCAGTTTTTCCCTTCGGACCCT ccccccccacgccgcCCGGCCGTGTACACAGAGCAGCACGAGAGCGACGAGGAGAAACAGTTTCGCCGAGTCTTCCAGCAACTCGCCGGGGAT GACATGGAGGTGAGCCCGTCTGAGCTGAGGAACATCCTCAACAGAATCATTGGAAAAC ATGAGGACCTGAAGACGGATGGGTTTAGCATTGAGTCTTGCAGGAGCATGGTGGCGGTCATGGAC AGCGACAGCACTGGAAAACTGGGCTTCCATGAATTCAAGCACCTCTGGAACAATGTGAAGAAATGGCAG GGAGTCTACAAATCTCACGACGCGGATTGCTCCGGTGCCATCGGTGCCGACGAGCTGCCCGACGCTTTCAAAGCGGCCG GCTTCCCGCTGAACGATCAGCTGTTCCAGATGCTAATCCGCAGATACTCTGATGAAAACGGAAACATGGATTTTGACAACTACATCGGTTGCCTCGTGAGGCTGGACGCCATGTGCC GTGCCTTCAAAACCCTGGATAAGGATAAGAACGGGACAATCAAAGTCAACGTTCAGGAG TGGCTTCAGCTGACCATGTACTCTTGA
- the LOC137900328 gene encoding tumor necrosis factor alpha-induced protein 2-like, with protein MPILKKLPGRSKSCHEFPRVNGELILPRLDLDLRDLNHLNDLNDLKDLSKNLNPFEDVDLDDDERNGGNPGLIMGEFRGNRQVRSSLDGEEEENEVNAGRHGTGNPKAKPLKGTLERICGVSPLKTLGKLGKGLRISGRHVWGNNSPHYSPGDSNTLPSAREKRKGLRRSSEGIMTLLRFTGRRKEERRESLPCGNLSTDGEEDASRRSSFLRMVSLGKMKRESMSDKASQEAEEEAVEEELVVKTREPLSVLEILQLVNHRDLLLADTHIQELERECEVLMISFSCPSLDDSSSATLDSSRRKAKDVELLYEALQREMWDVVRESLRQPSAGPNLGLVVLVIQQEEHADAAWALREGTKSDQGGHQVRPSHRPRRLKTKWRQAVAEAADWSLPHQVDTQAGQLGSYLERLRSRMVDDLDAARRNAVSIYPEEFAAFQVYLESYHQAVAKRLRTITSGPLQVTDVYSLLDWFYNIYNRDVLGTISATTQTSYTSLEPILPQHTVGRLEQDCVSIVREKVTTELIQVLDEEERRWSQTLHIEDYQSHLARSVIQRLKVDLDRSTAVNQFLGARVGRCTLIGLADFLYSFHRKVDMFHDTQAEFGDRGDGYISKTIALVNSCPPLRSLVERCRQCDPQGSEESAQRANSSLDRIVNQSVRVLTDKLFEHIRPFFDKLIKRKWLNNGEAFEAIEVNIKQHFKRFRRMDSPPYQTLVGEVHRRVLVEYVRAVMRGRLVCTSSKMRKRMAFRLQDEAKQLKGLFKDLESSSSWLDSIISHLADIILLEDTPSIQMEVAVLVKEFPDVRKKHVSTLLNIRGMMRQAERQEILNIVKDFQCHKSMVCRDHALFSDIPITSEVHCVSLGLLRLTTTISNWFSEHRPRRRRGTGARNAASPRIESQNMEDANKFHREE; from the exons ATGCCCATCCTGAAGAAGCTCCCGGGAAGGTCCAAGAGCTGCCACGAGTTCCCCAGAGTGAACGGGGAGCTGATCCTGCCCCGGCTGGACCTGGACCTCAGGGACTTGAATCATCTCAATGATCTGAACGACCTGAAAGATCTGAGCAAGAACTTGAACCCCTTTGAGGATGTGGACCTGGATGACGACGAAAGGAATGGGGGCAACCCGGGCCTCATCATGGGGGAGTTCAGGGGTAACCGCCAGGTCCGGTCCTCCCTtgatggtgaagaagaggagaatgaGGTAAACGCAGGGAGGCACGGAACAGGGAATCCTAAGGCTAAACCCCTCAAGGGTACCCTGGAGAGGATCTGTGGAGTGTCACCCCTCAAAACCCTTGGAAAACTAGGGAAGGGGCTTCGCATATCCGGACGCCATGTATGGGGCAACAACTCTCCCCATTACAGCCCTGGAGACTCAAACACTCTCCCATCAGCgagggagaaaaggaaaggacTCCGAAGGAGCTCCGAAGGGATTATGACCCTGCTCCG CTTTACAGGTCGACGTAAAGAGGAGCGTAGAGAAAGCCTGCCCTGTGGGAACCTGAGCACTGACGGTGAAGAGGACGCCTCCAGAAGGTCCTCGTTCCTCAGGATGGTCAGTCTGGGCAAGATGAAGAGGGAATCCATGTCGGACAAGGCGTCCCAAGAGGCCGAGGAGGaagcggtggaggaggagctggtggtGAAAACCAGAGAGCCCCTCTCAG TACTGGAGATCCTCCAGTTGGTCAACCACCGGGACCTTCTCCTGGCTGACACACATATTCAGGAGCTGGAGCGCGAGTGCGAGGTGCT CATGATCTCCTTCTCATGCCCATCCTTAGATGACAGCTCCAGTGCTACACTGGACTCTAGCCGCCGGAAGGCTAAGGATGTGGAGCTGCTGTACGAGGCCCTCCAGCGGGAGATGTGGGATGTTGTGCGGGAGTCCCTACGTCAGCCCAGTGCCGGTCCCAACCTCGGGCTGGTGGTGCTGGTGATTCAACAGGAGGAGCACGCTGACGCTGCCTGGGCCCTGAGAGAGGGCACCAAGTCAGATCAAGGGGGCCACCAGGTCCGGCCCAGTCATCGTCCCCGACGACTGAAGACAAAGTGGAGGCAGGCTGTGGCAGAGGCCGCGGACTGGAGCCTTCCACATCAGGTGGACACTCAAGCGGGCCAGCTGGGCTCGTACCTTGAGCGCCTGAGAAGCCGCATGGTGGATGACCTGGATGCGGCGAGGAGGAATGCTGTGTCCATTTACCCGGAGGAGTTCGCTGCCTTCCAGGTGTACCTAGAGAGTTACCATCAGGCGGTGGCCAAACGTCTTCGAACCATAACCAGTGGCCCGCTGCAGGTCACCGACGTCTACTCCCTGCTGGACTGGTTCTACAACATCTACAACAG GGATGTCCTTGGAACCATTAGCGCAACCACGCAGACCAGCTATACTTCACTGGAGCCCATTCTGCCCCAACACACCGTGGGCAGGCTGGAGCAGGACTGCGTCAGTATCGTCAGG GAGAAGGTGACGACTGAGCTGATCCAGGTtctggatgaagaggagcggcgATGGTCCCAGACTCTGCACATAGAAGACTATCAGTCCCACCTGGCCCGCTCCGTCATCCAG AGGCTGAAGGTGGACTTGGACAGATCTACGGCTGTGAACCAGTTTCTGGGGGCCAGAGTGGGTCGCTGTACTCTAATTGGACTGGCGGACTTTCTCTACAG TTTCCACAGGAAGGTGGACATGTTTCATGACACGCAGGCTGAATTTGGAGACAGAGGGGATGGATACATTTCCAAGACCATCGCTCTGGTCAACAGCTGCCCTCCTCTCAG ATCCTTAGTGGAACGCTGCCGGCAGTGTGATCCGCAGGGAAGCGAGGAGTCGGCACAAAGGGCCAACTCTTCCCTGGACAGGATCGTCAACCAATCAGTGAGGGTGTTGACCGATAAACTGTTTGAGCACATCAGG CCATTTTTTGACAAACTGATAAAGCGAAAATGGCTGAACAACGGCGAGGCATTCGAGGCCATAGAAGTGAACATCAAACAGCACTTCAAGAGATTCAGAAGGATGGACTCGCCACCGTATCAG ACGCTGGTGGGCGAGGTGCACCGGCGGGTGCTGGTGGAGTACGTCCGAGCCGTCATGCGAGGAAGGCTCGTTTGCACATCCTccaagatgaggaagaggatggcttTCCGCCTGCAAGATGAGGCCAAGCAGCTGAAAGGGCTCTTTAAGGATCTG GAATCGAGCTCATCGTGGTTGGACAGCATCATCAGCCACCTGGCTGATATCATACTCCTGGAGGACACTCCCTCCATCCAGATGGAGGTTGCTGTCCTGGTGAAAGAATTCCCAGACGTAAG GAAGAAGCACGTCTCCACCCTGCTGAACATTCGAGGGATGATGCGGCAGGCGGAGCGCCAGGAGATCCTCAACATTGTGAAAGACTTTCAGTGCCACAAGTCCATGGTGTGTCGGGACCACGCCCTCTTCTCTGACATCCCCATCACCTCGGAGGTGCACTGCGTCAGCCTGGGTCTCCTCCGACTCACCACGACGATCTCCAACTGGTTCTCAGAGCACCGCCCGAGGCGCCGCCGCGGGACGGGCGCCAGGAACGCGGCAAGTCCGCGTATAGAGAGCCAGAACATGGAAGACGCCAACAAATTTCACAGAGAGGAGTAG